The Salvelinus fontinalis isolate EN_2023a chromosome 9, ASM2944872v1, whole genome shotgun sequence genome has a window encoding:
- the LOC129861761 gene encoding protein Bouncer-like, producing MGRPQTFPVLSAILCLSLLLPALHCNNNLLCYYSPIMYRNKTFDLILTECPPAELCMTGNGRYGNHSALSTRGCMAPTGCGQVHPLPLKGTVYTMTYACCDYNYCNAGHRVAVNSVPLVVAMTMLLLTGL from the exons ATGGGCAG GCCCCAGACGTTCCCGGTTCTATCCGCCATCCTGTGTTTGTCCCTGCTCCTCCCAGCCCTCCACTGTAACAACAACCTGCTGTGTTACTACAGCCCTATCATGTACCGGAACAAGACCTTTGACCTCATCCTGACGGAGTGCCCTCCCGCGGAACTCTGCATGACGGGCAACGGTCGCTATGGCAACCACAGCGCCCTGTCCACCCGGGGTTGCATGGCGCCGACGGGCTGCGGTCAGGTACACCCTCTCCCACTGAAAGGAACTGTCTACACCATGACGTATGCGTGCtgtgactataactactgtaacgCCGGACACCGTGTTGCGGTTAATTCGGTCCCCCTCGTGGTGGCGATGACTATGCTGTTATTAACGGGCCTGTAA